The nucleotide sequence CCTGGGTTTTGACCCCGCTTCTTCGTTACTTCTGGCGGCGGTGCTGGCGCCCACCGACCCGGTGCTGGCGGCAGACGTACAGGTAGGGCCACCCCATGAGAATACCCGTGACGACGTTCGGTTCGCCCTTACCGCCGAGGCAGGCCTCAACGACGGTCTGGCGTTTCCTTTCACCTGGCTGGCGATTACGGTGGCACAGATCAGCCTCACGAATGAGGGTAGCCTAACCGAATGGGTACTGTTTGACTTGACGTACCGGATTGTGGTAGGTGCGCTGGTGGGGTTTCTGCTGGGACGGGGATTGGCCTATGTACTGTTTCGGAAGTCGGAGCAAAAGAACATTCTCGAGATGAACAACGGCTTTGTGGCCTTAGCGGCCACATTGGTCATTTACGCTTTCACCGAAATGATTCATGCCTATGGCTTCCTGGCGGTGTTCGTCGGGGCAGTCACGCTGCGTAACTTTGAAATGAAGCACGAGTTCCATAAGCAACTCCATTCGTTTACTGACCAGATCGAACGTATCCTGGTGGCTATCGTGCTCATCCTCTTTGGTGGTAGCCTGGTCAGCGGGGTGCTGGGCGCGCTCTCGGGACAGATGGTCGTGCTGGGTTTTGTATTCGTATTGTTGGTCAGGCCATTGACGGGGTACCTGGCCCTGCTCGGCACGGATTTGCACCGCCTGCAGCGCTGGACCATCTCTTTTTTTGGCATCAAGGGCATCGGATCGTTTTTCTATCTTTCCTTTGCCCTGAGCAAGACGGATTTTGCCTATACCAAAGAAATCTGGGCACTAACGGCTTTCACGGTGTTAATCTCATTACTGGTTCACGGATCGACGGCGGCTTTAAGCATGGATAAGATTGGGAAAAAGTTTTCGCAGGCGCCCGCCGCAGAGGTTGATTTGCCTACCGGGGAACCGTAAATTGCAAAACATAACCTTATCTGTATTCTCTTGAAAAAAATCCCTATCCTTTTTCTGATCCTGATTTACACCTCCTGCCGACAAATGCCAACCCAACCCGTCATTCTGGTAGAAGGCGTTTCTGAACAACTGGCGCGTCACCGCCGGCAAGTACTCACCAACATTGCCTACCAGCTAGAATTCACAATTCCGGAAAAAAAGGAGGCTGACATTGCCGCCCGGGAAAGCATCTCGTTTGTCTGGAAGAAAAACTCCACCGCACTTTCTCTCGATTTTAAGGAACAGCGCGATCATATCAAGCGGATTTTTGTAAATCAGGCAGAGGTACCTATTGTGTTTGAGAAAGAGCACATTCTGATTGCACCTACCTACCTGAAAGCGGGAAAAAACACGGTGGAGTTAGAATTCATCGCCGGAAATCTGTCCCTGAACCGCAACGAGGAGTACCTTTATACCCTGCTCGTACCCGACCGCGCCCGGACGATTTTTCCCTGCTTCGACCAACCCGATTTGAAAGCAACCTTTCAACTGGAATTAACTGTTCCGGCAGAGTGGAAGGCGGTAAGCAATGCCCCGCTGGATGAAAGGGGAGGTTGGAAAGTGTATCCCCCCTGAGTGCGCTGCCGGATAGTGTAAAAAAACAGATTCTGAATTCCCGCACCTACCGTTTCAAGCCCACTGACCTGCTCCCTACCTACCTCTTCTCGTTCGTAGCCGGAAAATTTGAGCAAGTAGCGCAAACCCGAAATGGACGGGAAATGACCCTATATCACCGCGAAACGGATACGTCCAAAATCCGCCTCAGCCTCGATCCCATTTTCGACACGCACGCCCAGGCGCTGGCTTTTATGGAGGAGTACACCCAGATCAGGTACCCCTTTCAGAAGTTCGATTTCGCCGCCATTCCCGATTTCCAGTACGGGGGCATGGAGCACGCGGGGGCCATTCAGTACAAGGCGGCGAGTTTGTTTCTGGACAAAGGCGCTACCCGGAACCAAAAGTTGGGCCGCACCAAGCTGCTCTCGCACGAAACGGCCCATATGTGGTTTGGCGATCTGGTGACGATGCGCTGGTTCAACTACGTCTGGATGAAGGAGGTATTCGCCAATTTTATGGCGGATAAGGTAGCCAAAGCTACCCAGC is from Salmonirosea aquatica and encodes:
- a CDS encoding cation:proton antiporter, which translates into the protein MDTYLIVLMIIGVASLGMAWMPRISKKIKISYSLIYVLFGAILYIFGDSLPLPDPIRKQAYTVHLTELVVIISLMGSGLKIDRPFSVKNWSLPFRLISFTMLLSIGTMAFLAWYYLGFDPASSLLLAAVLAPTDPVLAADVQVGPPHENTRDDVRFALTAEAGLNDGLAFPFTWLAITVAQISLTNEGSLTEWVLFDLTYRIVVGALVGFLLGRGLAYVLFRKSEQKNILEMNNGFVALAATLVIYAFTEMIHAYGFLAVFVGAVTLRNFEMKHEFHKQLHSFTDQIERILVAIVLILFGGSLVSGVLGALSGQMVVLGFVFVLLVRPLTGYLALLGTDLHRLQRWTISFFGIKGIGSFFYLSFALSKTDFAYTKEIWALTAFTVLISLLVHGSTAALSMDKIGKKFSQAPAAEVDLPTGEP